From a single Brassica oleracea var. oleracea cultivar TO1000 chromosome C5, BOL, whole genome shotgun sequence genomic region:
- the LOC106294697 gene encoding starch synthase 3, chloroplastic/amyloplastic isoform X1, with protein sequence MEMCWQIQRPASLRLVFHQKGPLKINTCIGFLHPHPKSYSFSSLASLESQYNSNGFLHQITASADFSRKKQGRMAASGPKSSSPRGLGRRTTVGSAQKKTPKKNGEKDSNATSAVTNEVLEISKLPDAKADVQKRGSTVLGERNVLDRSETEVDALLKKELKVERENLRRKEIEALAEETLARGDRMFVYPLTAKPDEDIEVFLNITLSTLNKEPDVLIMGAFNDWRWKSFTRRLEKTWINGDWLSCLLHIPKEAYKIDFVFFNGQSVYDNNDSKDFCIDVKNGMDKVEFENFLLEEKWREQEKLAKEEAERERQEEEKRRIEARKAAIEADREQAKAETQKRREMLQQALEKAVVSARNVWYIEPKNFKGEDKVKLYYNKSSGPLANAKEIWIHGGFNSWVDGLSIVEKLVDAELKDDSKNGDWWFAEVIVPVRALVIDWVFADGPPEGAFLYDNNSRKDFHALVPLTTPEEAYWSEEEDRMFRKLEEERRLKEEAMRVKMEKTARLKAETKERTLKMFLLSQKDVVYTEPLEIQAGSPVTVLYNPSNTVLNGKPEVWFRGSFNRWTHRLGPLPPQKMEAADDGSSHLKTSTKVPLDAYMMDFVFSEKEDGGMFDNKDGLDYHLPVVGGIAKEPPLHIVHIAVEMAPIAKVGGLGDVVTSLSRAVQELSHNVDIIFPKYDCIKYNFVKDLQFNRSYHWGGTEIKVWHGKVEGVSVYFLDPQNRLFQRGCVYGCADDAGRFGFFCHAALEFLLQGGFHPDILHCHDWSSAPVSWLFKDHYTHYGLIKTRVVFTIHNLEFGAGAIGKAMTFADKATTVSRTYAKEVAGNSVISPHLYKFHGIVNGIDPDIWDPYNDNFLPVPYTSENVLEGKRAAKEELQKRLGLKSADLPLVGIITRLTHQKGIHLIKHAIWRTLERNGQVVLLGSAPDPRIQNDFVNLANQLHSTHGDRARLVLTYDEPLSHLIYAGADFILVPSIFEPCGLTQLIAMRYGSVPVVRKTGGLYDTVFDVDHDKERAQAQVLEPNGFSFDGADAPGVDYALNRAISAWYDGREWFNSLCKTVMEQDWSWNRPALEYIELYHSARK encoded by the exons ATGGAAATGTGTTGGCAGATACAGAGACCGGCGAGTCTCAGACTGGTGTTCCATCAAAAGGGTCCGCTCAAGATCAATACTTGTATTGGTTTTCTCCATCCTCACCCCAAATCTTACTCCTTTTCCAGT CTTGCTTCGTTGGAAAGTCAATACAACTCAAATGGGTTTCTGCATCAGATCACGGCAAGTGCAG ATTTTTCAAGGAAGAAGCAAGGGAGAATGGCAGCTTCAGGGCCCAAAAGTTCATCTCCAAGAGGCCTTGGGCGACGAACAACGGTGGGAAGTGCTCAGAAAAAAACTCCCAAGAAGAACGGTGAAAAAGATAGCAATGCAACTTCTGCAGTAACAAATGAGGTTTTAGAGATCAGTAAGTTGCCAGATGCTAAAGCTGATGTACAAAAACGAGGTTCTACTGTTCTTGGTGAGAGGAATGTGTTAGATAGGTCGGAAACTGAGGTTGACGCTTTATTGAAAAAAGAGCTAAAAGTTGAAAGAGAGAATCTTCGTAGGAAGGAAATAGAAGCGCTTGCGGAGGAAACTTTGGCGAGAGGTGATAGAATGTTTGTATATCCTCTTACTGCGAAGCCTGATGAAGACATAGAAGTGTTTCTCAACATAACTCTATCAACTCTGAACAAAGAGCCAGATGTTTTGATCATGGGGGCGTTCAACGACTGGAGATGGAAATCTTTCACGAGGAGATTGGAAAAGACATGGATCAATGGAGATTGGTTGTCATGTCTCCTTCACATCCCTAAAGAAGCATATAAGATTGATTTTGTGTTTTTCAATGGGCAAAGTGTTTATGACAACAATGACTCAAAAGATTTCTGTATAGATGTAAAAAATGGGATGGATAAAGTAGAGTTTGAGAATTTTCTTCTAGAAGAGAAGTGGAGAGAGCAAGAGAAGCTAGCTAAGGAAGAAGCTGAGAGGGAAAGGCAAGAGGAAGAGAAGAGAAGAATCGAAGCTCGAAAGGCTGCTATTGAAGCTGATAGAGAACAAGCAAAGGCGGAGACTCAGAAGAGACGTGAGATGCTTCAACAGGCTCTTGAGAAAGCTGTAGTCTCGGCTAGGAATGTATGGTACATTGAGCCAAAGAATTTCAAAGGTGAAGATAAAGTGAAGCTATATTACAACAAAAGCTCTGGTCCTCTGGCTAATGCCAAAGAAATCTGGATACATGGAGGGTTTAATAGCTGGGTTGATGGTTTATCTATCGTTGAAAAGCTTGTTGATGCTGAGCTTAAGGATGATTCAAAGAACGGAGACTGGTGGTTCGCTGAAG TCATAGTGCCGGTCCGTGCTCTAGTCATTGACTGGGTCTTTGCTGATGGACCACCTGAAGGAGCGTTTCTGTATGACAATAATAGTCGCAAAGATTTCCACGCACTTGTTCCTCTAACAACTCCAGAAGAAGCTTACTGGTCAGAGGAAGAAGATCGAATGTTTAGGAAACTTGAGGAGGAGAGGAGGTTAAAAGAGGAAGCTATGCGTGTCAAG ATGGAGAAAACAGCTCGTTTGAAAGCCGAAACTAAGGAACGAACACTTAAAATGTTTCTGCTTTCCCAGAAGGACGTGGTTTACACCGAGCCGTTAGAGATTCAAGCGGGAAGCCCTGTGACAGTTTTGTACAATCCTTCAAACACTGTTTTGAACGGAAAGCCCGAGGTTTGGTTTAGAGGCTCTTTTAATCGCTGGACTCATCGCTTGGGTCCTTTGCCTCCTCAGAAAATGGAAGCAGCAGATGATGGAAGCTCACACTTGAAGACTTCTA CTAAGGTCCCATTGGATGCTTACATGATGGACTTTGTTTTCTCCGAGAAAGAAGATGGTGGAATGTTTGATAACAAAGATGGTTTGGATTACCACTTACCTGTCGTGGGAGGTATTGCCAAGGAACCACCATTGCACATTGTTCATATTGCTGTTGAAATGGCACCCATTGCAAAG GTTGGAGGCTTAGGTGATGTTGTCACTAGTCTATCTCGCGCTGTTCAAGAACTAAGCCATAATGTGGATATCATCTTTCCAAAGTATGATTGCATAAAGTACAACTTT GTGAAAGACTTGCAATTCAACAGAAGCTATCACTGGGGAGGAACAGAAATAAAAGTCTGGCATGGGAAGGTGGAAGGCGTTTCGGTTTACTTCTTAGATCCGCAAAATCG ATTGTTTCAGCGAGGATGTGTTTACGGTTGCGCAGATGATGCAGGAAGATTTGGTTTCTTCTGTCATGCTGCTCTTGAATTTCTTCTTCAAGGAGGCTTTCATCCA GACATTCTTCACTGCCACGACTGGTCCAGTGCTCCAGTTTCATGGCTGTTCAAGGATCATTACACTCATTACGGTTTGATCAAAACTCGCGTTGTCTTCACAATCCATAATTTGGAATTTGGGGCAGGTGCCATTGGTAAAGCCATGACATTTGCAGATAAAGCGACTACG GTGTCACGAACGTATGCCAAGGAAGTAGCTGGAAACTCTGTAATCTCACCACATTTATACAAGTTCCACGGGATAGTAAACGGTATCGACCCTGATATATGGGATCCGTACAACGATAACTTCCTACCG GTGCCTTATACTTCAGAGAACGTGTTAGAAGGCAAAAGAGCAGCAAAGGAAGAATTGCAAAAGAGGCTTGGACTAAAGAGTGCTGATCTTCCGTTAGTAGGTATTATTACGCGCTTAACTCACCAGAAAGGAATACATTTGATCAAGCACGCTATTTGGCGTACCTTGGAACGCAATGGACAG GTGGTGTTGCTAGGTTCAGCTCCGGATCCTCGGATCCAAAATGATTTTGTGAATTTGGCTAACCAGTTGCATTCTACTCACGGTGACCGTGCTCGGCTTGTTCTAACCTACGATGAACCTCTTTCCCATTTG ATATACGCAGGGGCTGACTTTATTCTTGTACCGTCGATATTTGAGCCGTGTGGACTGACACAGCTCATAGCCATGAGGTACGGCTCTGTTCCTGTCGTAAGAAAAACTGGAG GACTCTATGACACGGTTTTTGATGTAGACCATGATAAAGAAAGAGCACAAGCACAAGTTCTAGAACCTAATGGCTTCAGCTTCGACGGGGCTGATGCTCCTGGTGTGGATTATGCTCTCAATAG GGCGATATCGGCTTGGTACGATGGGAGAGAGTGGTTTAACTCACTGTGTAAGACGGTGATGGAGCAAGACTGGTCATGGAATCGTCCTGCACTTGAGTACATTGAGCTCTATCACTCTGCCCGCAAGTGA
- the LOC106294697 gene encoding starch synthase 3, chloroplastic/amyloplastic isoform X2 has product MAASGPKSSSPRGLGRRTTVGSAQKKTPKKNGEKDSNATSAVTNEVLEISKLPDAKADVQKRGSTVLGERNVLDRSETEVDALLKKELKVERENLRRKEIEALAEETLARGDRMFVYPLTAKPDEDIEVFLNITLSTLNKEPDVLIMGAFNDWRWKSFTRRLEKTWINGDWLSCLLHIPKEAYKIDFVFFNGQSVYDNNDSKDFCIDVKNGMDKVEFENFLLEEKWREQEKLAKEEAERERQEEEKRRIEARKAAIEADREQAKAETQKRREMLQQALEKAVVSARNVWYIEPKNFKGEDKVKLYYNKSSGPLANAKEIWIHGGFNSWVDGLSIVEKLVDAELKDDSKNGDWWFAEVIVPVRALVIDWVFADGPPEGAFLYDNNSRKDFHALVPLTTPEEAYWSEEEDRMFRKLEEERRLKEEAMRVKMEKTARLKAETKERTLKMFLLSQKDVVYTEPLEIQAGSPVTVLYNPSNTVLNGKPEVWFRGSFNRWTHRLGPLPPQKMEAADDGSSHLKTSTKVPLDAYMMDFVFSEKEDGGMFDNKDGLDYHLPVVGGIAKEPPLHIVHIAVEMAPIAKVGGLGDVVTSLSRAVQELSHNVDIIFPKYDCIKYNFVKDLQFNRSYHWGGTEIKVWHGKVEGVSVYFLDPQNRLFQRGCVYGCADDAGRFGFFCHAALEFLLQGGFHPDILHCHDWSSAPVSWLFKDHYTHYGLIKTRVVFTIHNLEFGAGAIGKAMTFADKATTVSRTYAKEVAGNSVISPHLYKFHGIVNGIDPDIWDPYNDNFLPVPYTSENVLEGKRAAKEELQKRLGLKSADLPLVGIITRLTHQKGIHLIKHAIWRTLERNGQVVLLGSAPDPRIQNDFVNLANQLHSTHGDRARLVLTYDEPLSHLIYAGADFILVPSIFEPCGLTQLIAMRYGSVPVVRKTGGLYDTVFDVDHDKERAQAQVLEPNGFSFDGADAPGVDYALNRAISAWYDGREWFNSLCKTVMEQDWSWNRPALEYIELYHSARK; this is encoded by the exons ATGGCAGCTTCAGGGCCCAAAAGTTCATCTCCAAGAGGCCTTGGGCGACGAACAACGGTGGGAAGTGCTCAGAAAAAAACTCCCAAGAAGAACGGTGAAAAAGATAGCAATGCAACTTCTGCAGTAACAAATGAGGTTTTAGAGATCAGTAAGTTGCCAGATGCTAAAGCTGATGTACAAAAACGAGGTTCTACTGTTCTTGGTGAGAGGAATGTGTTAGATAGGTCGGAAACTGAGGTTGACGCTTTATTGAAAAAAGAGCTAAAAGTTGAAAGAGAGAATCTTCGTAGGAAGGAAATAGAAGCGCTTGCGGAGGAAACTTTGGCGAGAGGTGATAGAATGTTTGTATATCCTCTTACTGCGAAGCCTGATGAAGACATAGAAGTGTTTCTCAACATAACTCTATCAACTCTGAACAAAGAGCCAGATGTTTTGATCATGGGGGCGTTCAACGACTGGAGATGGAAATCTTTCACGAGGAGATTGGAAAAGACATGGATCAATGGAGATTGGTTGTCATGTCTCCTTCACATCCCTAAAGAAGCATATAAGATTGATTTTGTGTTTTTCAATGGGCAAAGTGTTTATGACAACAATGACTCAAAAGATTTCTGTATAGATGTAAAAAATGGGATGGATAAAGTAGAGTTTGAGAATTTTCTTCTAGAAGAGAAGTGGAGAGAGCAAGAGAAGCTAGCTAAGGAAGAAGCTGAGAGGGAAAGGCAAGAGGAAGAGAAGAGAAGAATCGAAGCTCGAAAGGCTGCTATTGAAGCTGATAGAGAACAAGCAAAGGCGGAGACTCAGAAGAGACGTGAGATGCTTCAACAGGCTCTTGAGAAAGCTGTAGTCTCGGCTAGGAATGTATGGTACATTGAGCCAAAGAATTTCAAAGGTGAAGATAAAGTGAAGCTATATTACAACAAAAGCTCTGGTCCTCTGGCTAATGCCAAAGAAATCTGGATACATGGAGGGTTTAATAGCTGGGTTGATGGTTTATCTATCGTTGAAAAGCTTGTTGATGCTGAGCTTAAGGATGATTCAAAGAACGGAGACTGGTGGTTCGCTGAAG TCATAGTGCCGGTCCGTGCTCTAGTCATTGACTGGGTCTTTGCTGATGGACCACCTGAAGGAGCGTTTCTGTATGACAATAATAGTCGCAAAGATTTCCACGCACTTGTTCCTCTAACAACTCCAGAAGAAGCTTACTGGTCAGAGGAAGAAGATCGAATGTTTAGGAAACTTGAGGAGGAGAGGAGGTTAAAAGAGGAAGCTATGCGTGTCAAG ATGGAGAAAACAGCTCGTTTGAAAGCCGAAACTAAGGAACGAACACTTAAAATGTTTCTGCTTTCCCAGAAGGACGTGGTTTACACCGAGCCGTTAGAGATTCAAGCGGGAAGCCCTGTGACAGTTTTGTACAATCCTTCAAACACTGTTTTGAACGGAAAGCCCGAGGTTTGGTTTAGAGGCTCTTTTAATCGCTGGACTCATCGCTTGGGTCCTTTGCCTCCTCAGAAAATGGAAGCAGCAGATGATGGAAGCTCACACTTGAAGACTTCTA CTAAGGTCCCATTGGATGCTTACATGATGGACTTTGTTTTCTCCGAGAAAGAAGATGGTGGAATGTTTGATAACAAAGATGGTTTGGATTACCACTTACCTGTCGTGGGAGGTATTGCCAAGGAACCACCATTGCACATTGTTCATATTGCTGTTGAAATGGCACCCATTGCAAAG GTTGGAGGCTTAGGTGATGTTGTCACTAGTCTATCTCGCGCTGTTCAAGAACTAAGCCATAATGTGGATATCATCTTTCCAAAGTATGATTGCATAAAGTACAACTTT GTGAAAGACTTGCAATTCAACAGAAGCTATCACTGGGGAGGAACAGAAATAAAAGTCTGGCATGGGAAGGTGGAAGGCGTTTCGGTTTACTTCTTAGATCCGCAAAATCG ATTGTTTCAGCGAGGATGTGTTTACGGTTGCGCAGATGATGCAGGAAGATTTGGTTTCTTCTGTCATGCTGCTCTTGAATTTCTTCTTCAAGGAGGCTTTCATCCA GACATTCTTCACTGCCACGACTGGTCCAGTGCTCCAGTTTCATGGCTGTTCAAGGATCATTACACTCATTACGGTTTGATCAAAACTCGCGTTGTCTTCACAATCCATAATTTGGAATTTGGGGCAGGTGCCATTGGTAAAGCCATGACATTTGCAGATAAAGCGACTACG GTGTCACGAACGTATGCCAAGGAAGTAGCTGGAAACTCTGTAATCTCACCACATTTATACAAGTTCCACGGGATAGTAAACGGTATCGACCCTGATATATGGGATCCGTACAACGATAACTTCCTACCG GTGCCTTATACTTCAGAGAACGTGTTAGAAGGCAAAAGAGCAGCAAAGGAAGAATTGCAAAAGAGGCTTGGACTAAAGAGTGCTGATCTTCCGTTAGTAGGTATTATTACGCGCTTAACTCACCAGAAAGGAATACATTTGATCAAGCACGCTATTTGGCGTACCTTGGAACGCAATGGACAG GTGGTGTTGCTAGGTTCAGCTCCGGATCCTCGGATCCAAAATGATTTTGTGAATTTGGCTAACCAGTTGCATTCTACTCACGGTGACCGTGCTCGGCTTGTTCTAACCTACGATGAACCTCTTTCCCATTTG ATATACGCAGGGGCTGACTTTATTCTTGTACCGTCGATATTTGAGCCGTGTGGACTGACACAGCTCATAGCCATGAGGTACGGCTCTGTTCCTGTCGTAAGAAAAACTGGAG GACTCTATGACACGGTTTTTGATGTAGACCATGATAAAGAAAGAGCACAAGCACAAGTTCTAGAACCTAATGGCTTCAGCTTCGACGGGGCTGATGCTCCTGGTGTGGATTATGCTCTCAATAG GGCGATATCGGCTTGGTACGATGGGAGAGAGTGGTTTAACTCACTGTGTAAGACGGTGATGGAGCAAGACTGGTCATGGAATCGTCCTGCACTTGAGTACATTGAGCTCTATCACTCTGCCCGCAAGTGA
- the LOC106294699 gene encoding probable beta-1,3-galactosyltransferase 1 isoform X1: MSFKNRGGGSFGDHYFTPRNVVSRNSVFFFCIASFCLGMLFSNRMWNVPEGRGISTLSKLSLKSGDSVQSKNNQVLEYGNNTIGILDKSIASLEMKLVAARAERESLSGKFSMSEEAKKRKYFMVIGINTAFSSRKRRDSVRSTWMPQGEKLKKLEEEKGIIVRFVIGHSTLSLGVLEKAIEAEEKTYGDFLRLEHREGYMALSAKTKTFFATAVSLWDAEFYIKVDDDVHVNLATLKTTLSSHRNKPRAYIGCMKSGPVLAIKGVKYHEPEYWKFGEVGNRYFRHATGQFYAISKDLATYILINQDLLHKYANEDVSLGSWFIGLDVEHVNDRRLCCSTSPRDCQLKAMMGDVCAASFDWKCSGICQSAERMADVHERCGEPETALWTSSS; this comes from the exons ATGTCTTTTAAGAACAGAGGAGGAGGAAGTTTTGGAGATCACTACTTTACTCCAAGGAATGTGGTTTCTAGAAACTCTGTGTTTTTCTTCTGCATCGCAAGTTTCTGCCTTGGAATGCTCTTCAGTAACAG GATGTGGAATGTACCTGAAGGTAGAGGCATATCAACACTCTCCAAACTAAGCCTAAAATCTGGTGACTCTGTCCAAAGTAAAAACAAT CAGGTTTTGGAATATGGTAACAACACTATCGG GATCTTAGATAAATCCATCGCAAGTTTGGAGATGAAACTCGTAGCTGCTAGAGCAGAGCGGGAGTCATTGTCCGGGAAGTTTAGCATGTCTGAAGAAGCCAAGAAAAGAAAATACTTCATGGTTATTGGTATCAACACTGCCTTTAGTAGTCGTAAGAGACGTGACTCAGTCCGGTCAACGTGGATGCCACAAG GAGAGAAGCTTAAGAAATTGGAGGAAGAGAAAGGCATCATTGTTCGCTTTGTTATAGGACACAG TACGTTGTCTCTTGGCGTTCTTGAGAAAGCTATTGAAGCAGAGGAGAAAACATATGGTGATTTCTTGAGACTG GAACACAGAGAGGGATACATGGCGTTGTCTGCCAAGACGAAGACGTTTTTCGCTACAGCTGTTTCCTTGTGGGACGCTGAATTCTACATCAAAGTTGATGATGATGTTCATGTGAATCTTG CTACTCTCAAGACGACTTTATCAAGTCACCGGAACAAGCCTCGTGCTTATATCGGATGCATGAAGTCCGGTCCTGTCCTAGCAATAAA GGGTGTGAAGTACCATGAACCGGAGTATTGGAAGTTTGGAGAGGTCGGGAACAGGTATTTCCGCCATGCCACGGGACAGTTCTACGCTATTTCTAAGGATCTAGCTACTTACATATTGATAAACCA GGATTTACTGCATAAGTATGCGAATGAGGATGTTTCGTTGGGATCTTGGTTCATAGGATTGGACGTTGAGCATGTTAATGACAGAAGACTCTGTTGCAGTACTTCTCCTCGTG ATTGTCAACTAAAAGCAATGATGGGAGATGTTTGTGCGGCATCGTTTGACTGGAAATGCAGCGGAATCTGTCAGTCGGCCGAGAGAATGGCTGATGTTCATGAACGTTGTGGTGAACCTGAAACTGCGTTATGGACGTCGAGTTCTTGA
- the LOC106294699 gene encoding probable beta-1,3-galactosyltransferase 1 isoform X2: MSFKNRGGGSFGDHYFTPRNVVSRNSVFFFCIASFCLGMLFSNRMWNVPEGRGISTLSKLSLKSGDSVQSKNNVLEYGNNTIGILDKSIASLEMKLVAARAERESLSGKFSMSEEAKKRKYFMVIGINTAFSSRKRRDSVRSTWMPQGEKLKKLEEEKGIIVRFVIGHSTLSLGVLEKAIEAEEKTYGDFLRLEHREGYMALSAKTKTFFATAVSLWDAEFYIKVDDDVHVNLATLKTTLSSHRNKPRAYIGCMKSGPVLAIKGVKYHEPEYWKFGEVGNRYFRHATGQFYAISKDLATYILINQDLLHKYANEDVSLGSWFIGLDVEHVNDRRLCCSTSPRDCQLKAMMGDVCAASFDWKCSGICQSAERMADVHERCGEPETALWTSSS; this comes from the exons ATGTCTTTTAAGAACAGAGGAGGAGGAAGTTTTGGAGATCACTACTTTACTCCAAGGAATGTGGTTTCTAGAAACTCTGTGTTTTTCTTCTGCATCGCAAGTTTCTGCCTTGGAATGCTCTTCAGTAACAG GATGTGGAATGTACCTGAAGGTAGAGGCATATCAACACTCTCCAAACTAAGCCTAAAATCTGGTGACTCTGTCCAAAGTAAAAACAAT GTTTTGGAATATGGTAACAACACTATCGG GATCTTAGATAAATCCATCGCAAGTTTGGAGATGAAACTCGTAGCTGCTAGAGCAGAGCGGGAGTCATTGTCCGGGAAGTTTAGCATGTCTGAAGAAGCCAAGAAAAGAAAATACTTCATGGTTATTGGTATCAACACTGCCTTTAGTAGTCGTAAGAGACGTGACTCAGTCCGGTCAACGTGGATGCCACAAG GAGAGAAGCTTAAGAAATTGGAGGAAGAGAAAGGCATCATTGTTCGCTTTGTTATAGGACACAG TACGTTGTCTCTTGGCGTTCTTGAGAAAGCTATTGAAGCAGAGGAGAAAACATATGGTGATTTCTTGAGACTG GAACACAGAGAGGGATACATGGCGTTGTCTGCCAAGACGAAGACGTTTTTCGCTACAGCTGTTTCCTTGTGGGACGCTGAATTCTACATCAAAGTTGATGATGATGTTCATGTGAATCTTG CTACTCTCAAGACGACTTTATCAAGTCACCGGAACAAGCCTCGTGCTTATATCGGATGCATGAAGTCCGGTCCTGTCCTAGCAATAAA GGGTGTGAAGTACCATGAACCGGAGTATTGGAAGTTTGGAGAGGTCGGGAACAGGTATTTCCGCCATGCCACGGGACAGTTCTACGCTATTTCTAAGGATCTAGCTACTTACATATTGATAAACCA GGATTTACTGCATAAGTATGCGAATGAGGATGTTTCGTTGGGATCTTGGTTCATAGGATTGGACGTTGAGCATGTTAATGACAGAAGACTCTGTTGCAGTACTTCTCCTCGTG ATTGTCAACTAAAAGCAATGATGGGAGATGTTTGTGCGGCATCGTTTGACTGGAAATGCAGCGGAATCTGTCAGTCGGCCGAGAGAATGGCTGATGTTCATGAACGTTGTGGTGAACCTGAAACTGCGTTATGGACGTCGAGTTCTTGA